The sequence TGATTGAGGTGATTGTCACCAGCGGAACACTCAATCGCCGTAAGCTATACGAACCTATGCGAGTACCAGAGGTTTGGTTCTGGCGAACAGATCAATTAAAAGTATTTCAGTTGCAAAATGAAACCTATGAGGAGACTTCTCGGAGTCAGTTTTTTCCTGATTTAGACTTAAATTTGCTTCTGCACTATCTGGCGTATCCCGATCAGTACGATGCTGTGCAGGAATTTGAGCAAGTGATTCGGGGCGATCGCCAACCTTAAATTTAGGCTGCTAGAGAACGTAACGGACTGATAAGTTTCCTCAAGATTCCCTCCTACTGTCAACCCGGACACAATATTTTCTTGGAACACTAGAAATAGAAGAGTTTTGGGTAGTCACAACGCCATTTAAACCACCAGAAACTGACTCAGTAGCACTCATGTTTCAACTTAGAGGTGAAACGTTGCAAGACGTAACACTCTCAAGGCCTGAATCTGTATCCTATGTGGTGCTTTGCGTCAGTAAAACGGTGTTAGAACAGGAGGACTACCCCGGTTAAAGAGGAGGTTAAAGGATGGCGATCGCCACGATTAATCCGGCAACAGGGGACATTGTTCAAGAATTTGAGCCATTGACTGATGAAGCCATTACGCTCAAGCTAGACGCCGCACAACAAGCCTTTGAACACTATCGACTGATTCCCCTGCAACAGCGCAGCCAGTGGATGAGTGCTGCCGCCCAAATTTTGATTGACCGCAAAACAGAATTTGGCAAGCTGATGACGGTTGAAATGGGCAAACCGATTGCAGCGGCGATCGCCGAGGTTGAAAAATCAGCCTGGGTTTGTCGCTATTACGCCGAGAATGCCGCCGAGTTTCTGGCAGATGACGCGATCGAAACCGATGCCAGTCGCAGTTTTATTCGATATCAACCCTTAGGCATCGTACTGGCGGTGATGCCGTGGAATTTTCCCTTCTGGCAGGTGTTTCGTTTTGCCGCACCGGGCTTGATGGCAGGGAATGTGGGTGTGTTGAAACACGCCTCGAATGTGCCGCAGTGTGCCTTGGCGATCGAAGAGGTGTTTCGCCAAGCCGGATTTCCAGAAGGAGTCTTTCAAACGCTGCTCGTTGGGGCAGATAAGGTAGCGCAGATTGTAGCAGACGATCGCGTTAAAGCTGCTACGCTCACAGGCAGCGAACCCGCAGGCATCAGCCTCGCTACCCATGCCGGGAAACACTTGAAAAAGACCGTGTTGGAGTTGGGCGGCAGCGACCCCTTCATCGTGATGGACAGTGCTGATTTAGAAACCGCTGTCACAACCGCCGTCACCGCCCGCATGATCAACAATGGGCAATCGTGCATTGCCGCCAAACGGTTTATTGTACACGAGGCGATCGCCGACCAATTCACTCAAAAGCTGGTTGCCCGATACGCTGCCCTGAAGGTGGGCGACCCACTCGACCCCCAAACGGAGATTGGCCCCCTCGCCACTCCCGGCATCCTCAAAGACTTGCAACATCAAGTCACGATGGCGGTTGAGCAAGGTGCCAAAGTGCTGATTGGTGGTAACACGCAAGCGATCGCCCCAACCGTAGAAGGAAAATTGCAACAGGGCAACTTCTATCCACCCACGATTCTGGCGGAGATTTCCCCCGATGCGCCGATCGCGCAGGAAGAGTTCTTTGGTCCTGTGGCGATGCTGTTTCGTGTCCCTGATCTGGACGCCGCGATCGCCCTGGCAAACAATGTTCCCTTTGGTTTGGGCGCGAGTGCCTGGACAACCGTTCCCGAAGAAGGCGATCGCCTCATGGCTGACCTGGAGGCAGGTTCCGTCTTTATCAACGGCATGGTGAAATCTGATCCCCGCTTGCCCTTTGGTGGCATCAAGCGATCGGGCTACGGCAGAGAGTTGGGCAGACCAGGCATCTACGAGTTCGTCAACATCAAAACGATTTGGGTGAAGTAATCACCGTGCTGCTGGCATGGGCTGAGGGATAACCTACGGAAACCCTTCAAAACCCATCATCAGCGCAGGAGATTGATCTGGCAACTTTAAATCTTAAAGAGAGGTTAAACCATATGACTGACATGAACACGGCTGAACTTTTGGTTCAATGCCTGGAAAATGAAGGAGTTGAGTATGTTTTTGGATTGCCCGGAGAAGAAAATCTCCACGTTCTACAAGCGTTGCGGCAATCCTCCATTCAATTCATCACAACCCGTCATGAACAAGGGGCAGCCTTCATGGCAGATGTGTACGGACGGTTGACAGGCAAGGCAGGTGTTTGCCTCTCAACCTTAGGACCAGGAGCCACCAACTTAATGACGGGGGTTGCCGATGCTAACCTCGATTGCGCTCCACTGGTTGCCAT is a genomic window of Oscillatoria sp. FACHB-1407 containing:
- a CDS encoding NAD-dependent succinate-semialdehyde dehydrogenase → MAIATINPATGDIVQEFEPLTDEAITLKLDAAQQAFEHYRLIPLQQRSQWMSAAAQILIDRKTEFGKLMTVEMGKPIAAAIAEVEKSAWVCRYYAENAAEFLADDAIETDASRSFIRYQPLGIVLAVMPWNFPFWQVFRFAAPGLMAGNVGVLKHASNVPQCALAIEEVFRQAGFPEGVFQTLLVGADKVAQIVADDRVKAATLTGSEPAGISLATHAGKHLKKTVLELGGSDPFIVMDSADLETAVTTAVTARMINNGQSCIAAKRFIVHEAIADQFTQKLVARYAALKVGDPLDPQTEIGPLATPGILKDLQHQVTMAVEQGAKVLIGGNTQAIAPTVEGKLQQGNFYPPTILAEISPDAPIAQEEFFGPVAMLFRVPDLDAAIALANNVPFGLGASAWTTVPEEGDRLMADLEAGSVFINGMVKSDPRLPFGGIKRSGYGRELGRPGIYEFVNIKTIWVK